One Oryza brachyantha chromosome 3, ObraRS2, whole genome shotgun sequence DNA segment encodes these proteins:
- the LOC102718071 gene encoding protein JINGUBANG-like — MGSGGGGGHRKLIHLLRAEQAAAAFSSSSSSASDDDGCSTSSWQTTDGGGGSAASSPSRCSASTPPKSPWAHLPGLGAAAGATSTGLIASLVKEDGHVYSLAAAGDVLYTGTDSENVRVWRDRRELAGFRTGSGLVKAIVVADDGRIFTGHQDGKVRVWRADVDDPAVHRRVGSLPRLADYIKSSVNPSSYVDTRRRARRREVWLRHSDAVSCLSLDEGAGLLYSGSWDRTFKVWRVSDSKCLESVPAHDDAVNTVAAAGFDNLVFTGSADGTVKVWRREEAAGEATRHVLETVLRKDESAVTAIAVSAEDRVVYVGSSDGAVTYWHWIDGEARYGGALKGHRMAVMCLAVAGNVVVSGSADRTLCVWRRDGAEHHRLAVLAGHTGPVKCVAMDEEDTSSSNGERRFVVYSGSLDGLVKVWRLSVSDDEATTSPASAERERRPASPSTPPPRTAASPHVWNRSDRTPATAWPAAYQTPSSSSELNSVAAA, encoded by the coding sequence atgggcagcggcggcggcggcggccacagGAAGCTCATCCACTTGCTCCGCGccgagcaggcggcggcggcgttctcgtcctcctcctcctctgcctccgacgacgacgggtgCAGCACGTCGTCCTGGCAGACGactgatggcggcggcgggtccgcggcctcctcgccgtcgcggtgCAGCGCGTCGACGCCGCCCAAGTCGCCCTGGGCGCACCTGCCGGGGCTTGGCGCTGCGGCGGGGGCGACCTCCACCGGGCTCATCGCGTCGCTGGTCAAGGAGGACGGCCACGTGTActcgctggcggcggcgggggacgTGCTCTACACCGGCACGGACTCCGAGAACGTGCGGGTGTGGCGGGACCGGCGCGAGCTCGCCGGGTTTAGGACTGGGAGCGGGCTGGTTAAGGCCATCGTCGTTGCGGACGACGGCCGCATCTTCACTGGGCACCAGGACGGGAAGGTCCGGGTGTGGCGCGCCGACGTGGACGACcccgccgtgcaccgccgcgtCGGGTCGCTCCCCAGGCTCGCTGACTATATCAAGAGCTCCGTCAACCCGTCCAGCTACGTCGACacccggcggcgggcgcggcgccgcgaGGTGTGGCTCCGGCACTCCGACGCTGTGTCGTGCCTCAGCCTCGACGAGGGCGCCGGGCTGCTCTACTCCGGCTCCTGGGACAGGACCTTCAAGGTGTGGCGCGTCTCGGACTCCAAGTGCCTCGAGTCGGTGCCCGCGCACGACGACGCCGTcaacaccgtcgccgccgccgggttcgACAACCTCGTGTTCaccggctcggcggacggcacCGTCAAGGTgtggcggcgggaggaggccgccggcgaggcgacaAGGCATGTGCTGGAGACGGTGCTCCGGAAGGACGAGAGCGCGGTCACCGCGATCGCCGTCTCTGCCGAGGACCGCGTCGTGTACGTCGGCTCGTCGGACGGGGCGGTGACCTACTGGCACTGgatcgacggcgaggcgaggtaCGGGGGCGCGCTCAAGGGCCACAGGATGGCAGTGATGTGCCTCGCGGTTGCCGGGAACGTCGTCGTGAGCGGCTCGGCAGACCGGACGCTCTGCGtgtggcggcgcgacggcgccgagcACCACCGGCTCGCCGTGCTCGCCGGGCACACGGGCCCCGTCAAGTGCGTGGCCATGGACGAGGAGGACACGTCCAGCTCCAACGGCGAGCGGCGGTTCGTGGTGTACAGCGGCAGCCTCGACGGGTTGGTCAAGGTGTGGCGACTCTCCGTCTCCGACGACGAAGCTACAACCTCTCCGGCGTCGGCAGAGCGAGAGCGACGACCTGCATCACCATcaacgccgcctccccggacggcggcgtcgccgcaTGTCTGGAACAGATCAGAccggacgccggcgacggcgtggccggcggcgtaccagacgccgtcgtcgtcgtcggagctgAACAGCGTGGCAGCTGCGTga